A genomic stretch from Desulfurococcaceae archaeon MEX13E-LK6-19 includes:
- a CDS encoding Lrp/AsnC family transcriptional regulator produces the protein MYLSKANNQTNDRDLILIKELVKNGRASYSYLAQVTGLAYTSVRERIERLINKKLLEIKPLVSPKIYGDKAAILRIATKNPEDVALILSRCNRVISIVKTNNDIVAIVVGKTKIELIYIIEYLLRKCDHIEEFSIEYGSIPSMFMIPLKNPLVVCDNCVQKNSAKCSGCLPILRARKL, from the coding sequence ATGTACTTGAGTAAAGCAAACAACCAGACAAACGACCGAGACCTAATACTGATAAAAGAGCTTGTAAAAAACGGTAGAGCAAGCTACTCATACTTAGCACAAGTAACTGGCTTAGCCTACACTAGTGTTCGCGAAAGAATAGAGAGACTAATAAATAAAAAACTCTTAGAAATAAAACCACTTGTAAGCCCAAAGATCTATGGCGATAAAGCAGCTATTCTTAGAATAGCAACAAAAAATCCCGAAGACGTTGCTTTGATTTTATCTAGATGCAATAGAGTAATTTCAATTGTCAAGACAAATAATGATATTGTAGCTATAGTTGTAGGGAAAACAAAAATAGAGCTCATATACATAATCGAGTACCTATTGAGAAAATGCGATCATATAGAAGAATTTAGTATAGAATATGGCTCAATACCATCAATGTTCATGATTCCTTTGAAAAACCCACTGGTGGTATGTGATAATTGTGTACAAAAGAATTCAGCGAAATGTAGTGGTTGTCTACCAATACTTAGAGCACGAAAACTATAG
- a CDS encoding DUF2797 domain-containing protein, with product MYVPRVFYTETVFRSRERVENIGLENYLGLKNETTTIEYFEEYAQIFHGIIVQNIEENELFLISLNDYIVLSPGYTSYCKWHTGPLDKRDDPLKRVYCRRYSYTRLGYCREHDNSIRAIYDKCFSSSTLHGLSYCNELDSRFKNELKYVVYLLDYGYGFKVGSTRKWRLIDRVGEQPHVIAAELVEYDSAVKTRELEIKIGLKEGFTERPHKRSIKDVLARPPKLSYRKLIDAVNKLSKEYGIENEWRKVFRVIPYNNDITDFIKAQNTQLRDIVGKRMEIYGYWLGYLLLADTNSNRYFLVKSKELLHRDTIGLVK from the coding sequence GTGTACGTGCCAAGAGTATTTTATACCGAAACAGTGTTCAGGTCACGTGAAAGAGTCGAGAATATTGGTCTAGAGAACTATCTTGGATTGAAAAACGAAACAACCACGATAGAGTATTTTGAAGAGTATGCACAGATTTTCCATGGAATAATTGTTCAGAATATTGAAGAAAACGAGTTATTTCTTATATCGCTTAACGACTACATAGTCTTGTCACCAGGGTATACAAGTTATTGTAAATGGCATACTGGTCCGTTAGATAAGAGAGATGATCCATTAAAAAGAGTTTATTGTAGGAGATACTCTTACACGCGGTTAGGATATTGTAGAGAGCACGATAACTCTATTAGAGCAATTTATGATAAATGCTTCAGTTCATCAACACTTCACGGGCTCTCCTACTGTAATGAACTCGATAGTAGATTTAAGAATGAGCTAAAGTATGTAGTATACCTTCTGGATTACGGATATGGTTTTAAAGTCGGTAGTACAAGAAAATGGAGGCTCATTGATAGAGTTGGCGAGCAGCCACATGTAATAGCTGCGGAATTAGTAGAATATGATAGTGCAGTAAAAACACGTGAATTAGAGATAAAAATTGGGTTAAAAGAGGGCTTTACAGAAAGACCTCATAAAAGAAGTATTAAAGATGTACTTGCTCGCCCACCTAAATTATCCTACCGTAAACTTATCGATGCTGTTAACAAGCTTTCAAAAGAGTACGGGATTGAAAACGAGTGGCGAAAAGTTTTCCGAGTAATACCCTATAATAACGATATAACCGACTTCATTAAAGCACAAAATACTCAGCTTAGAGATATTGTCGGGAAGAGAATGGAAATATATGGTTATTGGCTAGGTTATTTACTTCTCGCAGATACGAACTCAAATAGATACTTTTTAGTTAAATCTAAAGAATTACTCCATAGAGATACAATAGGGTTAGTGAAATGA
- a CDS encoding adenylate kinase → MRIVLLGPPGAGKGTYASYFKEKYCIPHISTGDIFREEVAKGTELGKKIKEYLDKGLLVPDEIVIEVVRKRLSQPDCQRGFILDGFPRTINQAKALDQMTKIDAAIHLYVPLEVSIDRLSNRYICPKCNRIYNLKYNPPKNDLKCDYDGTPLIRRSDDTPEVIKKRYEIYYQTFKPILEYYKEKGILIEFDNTIGSDIGRKKLEELLKEKGILKIEPCKEM, encoded by the coding sequence ATGAGGATAGTTCTTTTAGGTCCTCCGGGAGCCGGTAAAGGTACCTATGCCAGCTACTTTAAAGAGAAATACTGTATTCCCCATATTAGTACAGGCGATATATTTAGAGAAGAGGTAGCAAAGGGTACTGAGCTTGGCAAGAAAATAAAGGAATATCTCGATAAGGGGCTTCTAGTCCCCGATGAGATAGTTATTGAAGTTGTTAGAAAGAGATTAAGCCAGCCAGACTGTCAACGCGGTTTTATATTAGACGGATTCCCCCGAACTATAAACCAGGCAAAAGCACTAGATCAAATGACCAAGATAGATGCAGCAATACATTTGTATGTTCCATTAGAGGTGTCAATTGATAGACTAAGTAACAGATACATTTGCCCGAAGTGCAACAGAATTTATAACCTGAAATATAATCCGCCTAAGAACGACTTAAAGTGTGATTATGATGGAACCCCGCTGATTAGAAGAAGTGATGACACACCCGAAGTTATCAAGAAAAGATATGAGATATACTATCAAACATTCAAACCAATACTTGAGTACTATAAAGAGAAGGGAATACTCATAGAGTTCGATAACACCATAGGTAGTGATATAGGTAGGAAAAAGCTCGAAGAACTATTGAAAGAGAAAGGTATACTAAAAATAGAGCCATGTAAGGAGATGTAG
- the aspS gene encoding aspartate--tRNA(Asn) ligase, which translates to MPRVCGWVIRQKVLGKVVIVELSVGEHVKPAVIVFKKDREPQLFEQAKNFDVGTALCFEGEIAPEQKSKRGIEYIAKSVKVYSKPVEPLPVDTVGKVPTLLDTRIKYRYLLLRNPIEKALFRIRASILKAAREYFEKNGFLEVHTPKIVAAGAEGGATLFPVQYFEYKAYLSQSPQLYKQMLMTSIPRVYEITPYFRAEKFNTRRHLNESWGIDVEQGFIESEEDVMNTLENLVKYIVDYVRSNCKEELEILGVEIKPLSVPFKRIKYEEAVDILRSEGIEVPEGEDLSESAERKLGEILMEKGYEIYFITKFPWPTTGFYYMREEDGYHTRKFDLDYKGLEISSGGQREHRYDKLVEAMKDKGLDPSNFSFYLEAFKYGMPPHGGFGLGLERLMVSMLGLENIREAIIFVRDRTRLVP; encoded by the coding sequence ATGCCACGAGTCTGTGGTTGGGTTATTAGACAAAAGGTCTTGGGTAAAGTAGTTATAGTAGAGCTTAGTGTAGGAGAACACGTCAAACCTGCAGTCATAGTTTTTAAGAAGGATAGGGAGCCGCAGCTTTTCGAGCAGGCAAAGAATTTTGATGTAGGTACAGCTCTTTGCTTTGAAGGAGAAATTGCTCCTGAACAGAAGAGTAAACGTGGTATAGAGTATATTGCTAAGAGCGTCAAAGTGTACTCTAAGCCTGTTGAGCCATTACCTGTTGACACTGTTGGTAAAGTACCGACGTTACTTGATACCCGTATAAAGTACAGGTACTTGTTGTTAAGGAATCCCATAGAGAAGGCATTGTTCAGAATACGTGCAAGTATACTCAAAGCTGCACGTGAGTACTTCGAGAAAAATGGGTTCCTAGAAGTACATACACCAAAAATAGTTGCTGCTGGTGCTGAAGGCGGAGCAACACTCTTTCCCGTACAATACTTTGAGTACAAAGCATATCTGAGCCAGAGCCCACAGTTGTATAAGCAAATGTTGATGACTAGTATACCGAGAGTTTATGAGATAACACCTTATTTTAGAGCAGAGAAATTCAATACACGAAGACATTTAAACGAATCATGGGGTATTGACGTAGAGCAGGGCTTCATTGAAAGCGAAGAAGATGTCATGAATACTCTTGAGAACCTTGTCAAGTACATTGTCGATTACGTTAGAAGTAACTGTAAAGAAGAACTTGAAATACTCGGTGTTGAAATAAAGCCTCTCTCAGTGCCTTTTAAGAGGATAAAATATGAAGAAGCCGTCGATATACTGAGAAGCGAAGGTATAGAGGTTCCCGAAGGCGAAGACCTCAGTGAATCTGCTGAAAGAAAACTAGGCGAAATATTGATGGAGAAAGGATATGAAATATACTTCATAACAAAATTCCCGTGGCCTACAACAGGCTTCTACTATATGAGAGAAGAAGACGGATACCATACAAGAAAATTTGACCTCGACTATAAGGGTCTAGAAATATCAAGTGGTGGACAAAGAGAACATCGGTATGATAAACTTGTTGAGGCGATGAAAGATAAAGGCCTAGATCCCAGTAACTTCTCATTTTACCTAGAAGCGTTCAAGTACGGTATGCCTCCTCATGGAGGATTCGGTCTCGGTCTCGAAAGATTGATGGTTAGCATGCTTGGCCTTGAAAACATAAGAGAAGCAATAATATTCGTTAGAGATAGGACAAGACTTGTACCATAA
- a CDS encoding cation-translocating P-type ATPase: protein MSKWHSLPVKKVLEKLGVDPEKGLDEKEVEKRLKQYGFNTIEAKGGRSLFKIIVAQIANLFMILLFVAAIIALFVGEKTDAASILAIMAIMIIAGVVQEYRAEKALEKLKELAVPKAKVLRNGKIIEIDSRYVVPGDILVLSEGDRIPADARLIEAHDLYVDESMLTGESQPVHKNAEAILDPDTPVSDQVNMVFSGTYVVRGSGKAVVVATGMNTELGKIARMIAEAGEERTRLHVEMDKLAKQLGAVIIGIAVVVLVTAIILGVTDPIEALLTSIALAVAAVPEGLPAVLTMILALGVMRMAKRNALVRRLGAVETLGRVTVIATDKTGTLTRNEMTVVKIWVPSLGYIDVTGSGYLKDGVLLKDGKKLKYGVNKDLDYLILDAILCNNSNVDYDSNPPKPIGDPLEAALIVLAYKAQIDPNEFKARIKRVKEIPFTSERKMMSVVVSLDNRNIVFSKGAPEVILAKSNYIVRNGVVLKLSDEEKKQLLAIAEEMAAKGLRVLAYAFKEVKLQDTELEEDLVFIGYTGLIDPPRPEVPEAVKKAIEAGIKVIMVTGDHLLTARAVAEMIGLPLEGKLMLTGKDLDRMSDDELEKIIDRVAVFARVTPEHKLRIVKALKKKGEVVAMTGDGVNDAPALKLADVGVAMGLRGTDVAREAADLILEDDNFATIVAAIEEGRTSYNNIRKATLYLLSANMAEVMIVLGSIVLLKELLLTPAMILWINLVTDSLPAITLGIEPPEPDVMKKPPTSLKPLLGKTGLIYLFYIGAMLSLLTGASAQLFKLHGPTLAFLTLSIGELAHSFNIRSPDKSLFEIGLLRNKYHPLSYIAGFILTIAPVFLVPWLLGAVTPYLIELLAIMLLSHTIIVIEEIRKRIIKTIP from the coding sequence ATGTCTAAATGGCATTCGTTGCCTGTCAAAAAAGTTTTAGAGAAACTTGGTGTAGACCCCGAGAAAGGTCTTGACGAAAAGGAAGTTGAGAAGAGGCTTAAGCAATACGGGTTTAATACCATAGAAGCTAAGGGAGGAAGAAGCTTATTTAAAATAATTGTTGCCCAGATAGCTAATTTGTTTATGATCCTTTTGTTTGTTGCAGCAATAATAGCATTGTTTGTTGGCGAGAAAACTGATGCTGCCAGTATACTTGCTATAATGGCTATAATGATTATTGCTGGGGTTGTACAAGAGTATAGAGCTGAAAAGGCGCTAGAGAAACTTAAGGAGTTAGCTGTACCAAAAGCCAAAGTTCTACGTAATGGGAAAATAATCGAAATTGATTCAAGGTATGTGGTTCCAGGCGATATACTGGTTTTGAGTGAAGGAGACAGAATACCAGCCGATGCCCGGCTTATCGAAGCCCATGATTTATATGTTGATGAGTCAATGCTTACTGGTGAGAGTCAGCCTGTACACAAGAATGCTGAAGCGATACTGGATCCAGACACTCCTGTTTCTGATCAAGTGAATATGGTTTTCAGTGGTACATATGTTGTACGTGGAAGTGGTAAAGCGGTTGTAGTGGCAACGGGTATGAATACAGAGCTTGGCAAGATTGCTAGAATGATTGCTGAAGCTGGAGAAGAGAGAACGAGACTACATGTTGAAATGGATAAGCTTGCAAAGCAACTCGGGGCCGTGATAATAGGTATAGCAGTAGTGGTACTGGTAACAGCGATAATACTCGGTGTAACTGATCCGATAGAAGCATTGTTAACAAGTATAGCTCTTGCAGTAGCAGCTGTACCTGAGGGTTTGCCGGCGGTTCTAACGATGATACTTGCTCTAGGAGTTATGCGTATGGCAAAGAGGAATGCCCTCGTAAGAAGACTTGGTGCAGTAGAGACTCTTGGTAGAGTAACTGTTATTGCAACAGATAAGACAGGTACGTTAACAAGGAATGAAATGACTGTGGTAAAGATATGGGTGCCTAGTCTAGGATACATTGATGTTACTGGTAGTGGTTATCTGAAAGATGGTGTGTTACTGAAAGACGGGAAGAAACTGAAATATGGTGTAAATAAAGATCTGGACTACCTTATTCTTGATGCAATATTGTGTAATAACAGTAATGTAGATTATGACTCCAACCCGCCTAAACCTATTGGTGACCCATTAGAGGCAGCGCTCATAGTATTAGCTTATAAAGCACAGATCGACCCTAACGAGTTTAAGGCTAGAATCAAACGCGTTAAAGAGATACCTTTCACAAGCGAGAGAAAAATGATGAGTGTTGTCGTCAGTCTTGACAATAGAAATATAGTGTTCTCTAAAGGTGCCCCCGAGGTCATTCTCGCGAAATCAAATTATATAGTGAGGAATGGTGTTGTACTAAAGCTTAGTGATGAAGAAAAGAAACAGTTGCTGGCTATAGCTGAAGAAATGGCTGCCAAGGGTCTTAGAGTCCTTGCTTACGCATTCAAAGAGGTGAAGCTGCAGGACACAGAATTAGAGGAAGACCTTGTATTCATAGGCTACACTGGGCTCATAGACCCGCCTAGACCAGAGGTTCCAGAAGCGGTCAAGAAGGCTATTGAAGCTGGAATAAAGGTCATTATGGTTACGGGAGATCATTTGTTGACTGCTAGGGCTGTCGCTGAAATGATTGGGCTTCCCTTAGAAGGGAAACTAATGCTTACTGGTAAGGATTTAGATAGGATGAGTGATGATGAACTCGAAAAAATCATAGATAGAGTTGCTGTGTTTGCACGTGTTACTCCAGAACACAAGCTAAGGATTGTGAAAGCATTAAAGAAGAAAGGCGAAGTTGTTGCCATGACTGGTGATGGTGTAAATGATGCGCCAGCACTAAAACTTGCTGACGTAGGAGTTGCCATGGGTCTCAGGGGGACCGATGTTGCTAGAGAGGCTGCTGACCTTATTCTTGAGGACGATAACTTTGCTACAATAGTTGCAGCTATAGAGGAAGGCAGGACAAGCTATAATAACATAAGGAAAGCAACACTGTACCTCTTATCTGCTAATATGGCTGAAGTAATGATTGTGCTTGGTAGCATCGTATTGTTGAAGGAACTACTCTTAACACCAGCGATGATTTTATGGATAAATCTTGTAACAGACTCCCTGCCAGCAATAACACTTGGTATAGAGCCGCCTGAACCAGATGTTATGAAAAAGCCGCCTACAAGTCTCAAGCCATTACTTGGTAAAACAGGGCTCATATACTTGTTCTACATAGGTGCAATGTTATCCTTGCTTACAGGAGCCTCTGCCCAGTTATTCAAACTACATGGACCAACACTTGCGTTCTTAACATTATCAATAGGTGAGCTGGCACACAGCTTCAACATAAGGAGTCCAGATAAATCATTATTCGAAATAGGGTTATTGAGAAACAAATACCACCCGCTAAGCTATATAGCAGGGTTCATACTAACTATAGCGCCAGTATTCTTAGTACCTTGGTTACTTGGAGCAGTAACCCCATATCTTATAGAGCTATTGGCTATTATGCTATTAAGCCATACCATAATAGTAATCGAGGAAATAAGAAAGAGAATAATAAAAACAATACCCTAA